TCTTCGTTTGACAAATCAATTTCACCGACCATAATTTCGTCAATATGACGTGTTTTTATGCTAGAAATTTTAGAGATACCGTGCTTACTTTGCAATAAAGCATTCAAATTCTCTTCAACTGAGTTACCAATTGAAGAAACAATACCCATTCCAGTAATGGCAACTCCTTTAGACATTTATTTTGTTCTATTTGCAGTAATATAAGTTGCCATAATAGCAACCGATTCAAAAATTTTCTTTCCCTCTTTAGGATCAGTTAATTTAATACCGTAATCTTTATCTAACATTACAATTAACTCTAAAGCATCAATAGAATCTAATCCCAATCCGTCTCCAAAAAGAGGATCATCATCTCCTATTTCTTCGATTGAAACATCCTCTAAATTCAATTGCTCTATAATTTTTTCTTTTAATTCTAATTTTAATCCTTCCATCTAATCTTTATTTTTATAAAGGTTTTTTAATTCGTTAGTTGTATGCTTCCTCTGTCCTTTTTTAGATATCATATACATAAAGCAATCATAAGCTTCTCCATCATAATCTACCCATCCGCAAAGTACACTTTCGGCTTTTTCTTTTTCTAATAAGCTACTTGCATATGCATGCAAAAAATCAGCATTAAAAGCGTCAAAGATAAAAAAAGCATTCTCACTTTTTAACTGATGTTTAATACTTATTTCGCCAATAGTAATATTAGGGAGCGTATATACAAATACAGCGGGACTCGGATAATAACTTTCCTTGTCTTGAATACTCCCTTGATGTTTCCTATCTGTATCTAAGCTTGAAGCCCTGTTTGTCAACACAATAGCGACATTATCATCAGCGTCAATTTTAGTTGCATTTAACACATATTCAGCTCCCAAAAAGGCTAATTTACTTAAGTTATCCATTTTAAAAAATTTTGAATAACTTAAATTCAAATGTTTATACCCTTTTTTAGAAAAATCAGCAAATTCACTATTGGAATCCTCTCTAAATATGAGTTCTCCATTCACCGAAACTGTGTTATTCCTTATATGACAATAGTTTGATATGTAATTTTCTATTTTCAAATTAATGCACTTTTTTAAAAATTACGGCTGTATTACATCCGCCAAAACCAGATGCTGTTTTCAAAAAAGTTTGCAATGGCTTTTTTGTATTTTCTTTTATTACATTAATAGATTGAGAAACGCCAAGTTCATCAAAACCATAAGAAGCATATAAGGTATTATTAAATACCGATTGCATTCCGACTATGGCTTCTAGCAAACCAGATGCTCCCAGCGTGTGGCCATAATATCCTTTTAAACTATTCACGGGCACATCACTTAATTCCATTCTATTAATAGCAATGGCCTCCATTTCATCATTATAATTGGTAGCCGTACCGTGTGCCGAAATATAATCTATGGTACTCGTTTCTATCATTGCTTCTTTCAGAGCAGATTGTATGCTTCTGTATAATCCTTCTCCAGTTCTTGATGGTCCAGAAATATGATTGGCATCATTACAAGAGCCATCGCCTAATATTTCTACTGCGTCTGGTGATAGGTTTTCCTTTTTGGAGGTTACCAAAACCGAAGCAGCAGCTTCTCCAATATTAATTCCTGTTCTATTTTTAGAAAAAGGCCTACAAGGAGCATCGCTTATTGCTTGAAACGATTGAAATCCTGATAAAATAAATTCAGAAACAATATCTCCACTAGCAATAAGTACATTATCATACACATCAGACGCTATCATTCGTTTTGCCACTGAAACCGCTAAAATTCCAGATACACAAGCGTTAGAGACTACTATTGCTTCGTTTTTAAATCCGAAAAATTGTTGAATTTGCTTCCCTAATTCAGCCAAATATGCTCGTTCTTTTGGGAATTTCGAATGGGAATCTAAGACATCTACATTTCCTTTCGTAGTTGAAATAATAAGTCCCGTTTTAGCTGTAATTTCTAAGTTAGACTGTTCTAAAACATCATTCAATGATAAGAACATCATTTTTTCTAAACGCGTAAAATCACTACTACTCCCTAATTTTTGAAAAGCAGCATCTAATTGATCCCTTTTTATCAAAGAGGAATAAAAGGGCGTTTGTAACACCTTTTTGTCGTCTATTTTTTCAATACCAGAATTCCCTAATGAGATATTCTCAATATTCTGAGCCGTAGTAAAACCAAGACTTGAGATGATATTATTGTATGAAAGATAGGTTTGAGACACGCTTTATCGCTAAATTATTCGTTGCAAAAGTAATTAAAAGTATTTTGTTGAAACACACAGTTAAAATTGAATTCTAATTTATTTTAAAAAGTCAAGACAAAGGTGGTATTCTTATCTGGAACAGAATGCACCATAAGGCTACCACCATGCAGCTGCATAATTTGTTTAGAAAGGCTTAAACCGATTCCCGTTCCTGAATTTTTAGTTGTAAAAAATGGAACAAAGATTTCTTCTATAAGTTCTGGAGCTATACCAGATCCGTTGTCAGTAACGGTAATGTATTTTTTGTTTGCGTTGTTAATTCCTGCTGACATTTTAATAATGCCGTTTTCCTTATTCTTTAATGATTGTAAGGCATTTTTAGCTAAATTTATCATTACTTGTGTAATTTGCTTACTGTCAACAAACAGTTCTAAATTTTCTGGAGTAATGTCTAATTTTATTTCTACCTTATTATTGACACCATCTTGCTGCATTAAAACCAATACCTTACTAAGTAATTTTTTCGCCTCAACAATTTCCTTATCAGGTTCTGGAACGCTCAATAAAGTTCTGTACGATTGAACAAAACTCATTAAATCGTTACCTTGTTCTTTGATAACTTCCAGTCCTTTTATTGTGTTTTCAATATGCTTTACCTCAAACGTATCTGCATTAACCATTTCATCGTCTTTTTTAAAATATCTTAAAATTGACTCTGAAATTGAGGTAATGGGCGTAATGGTATTCATTATTTCATGAGTTAGCACTCGTATCAATTTCACCCAAGAATCAGTTTCCTTCTCGTCCAACTCCTTATTAATATCTTGAATTACAACTAACAAAAGCTCCTGTTTGTTAATATTTATTGAAGTCGATTTTATGGCCAATTGGGTTTTCTCTCTTTCGTTTGTGAGCTGATATAATTTTTGATCAAACGGTTTTAAATCTTCAAATAAAGCGTACAATCCTTTATCTACTTGAGCCAATTGTTTTATATGATTCAGAGGTTTATAATTTAATAATTTTTCAACGGTAGGATTAGAAAAAATAATATGTCCTTTCTCATTAAAAGTTAAGATTCCAATATTCGAATGCTTTAAAATTTCTTGATAATATTGTTCTTGCTCTTGCTTTTTCAGATGCACGTCTTGTATCAAAGCATTAACTCTATTCAAACTCTGATTTAAGCTCTGAAAAGACTCAATAAGATCTTTTTCTGGAAAATGTAATGTAAAATCTTCATTTTTAATGGCATCAAAAAAGTAGGCCAGTTTCCTATTGATATTATTAATATAATAGACCAATTGCCATGCTTGAAAGTATAAGAATCCAAGCATAAAAAAACAAACTACATAAAACCCTTTTGTAAATAAGAAAGCGAGACCTAAAGCGGTAAGGGTTATAAAAGTTACCCTTAAAATAATGTGTATATAAAAGTTTCTACTCGCCATTAGTTGTCCATTTTCTTAATCTTGTTGTACAAGGTTTGCCTAGAAACCCCCAATTGATTTGCGGCGGCACTATAATTACCATCATGCTTATTCAAAGCATTCGTAATCATCACTTTTTCCATTTCTTCTAGAGTAGCTGTAGTCGTTTCGTTAGATGGTAACGTTTTATTAGACCAAGAAAAATCTGTTGGCTTTAAAACATTACCATCACATAAAATAACAGCTCTTTCCATGGCATGTCGTAATTCGCGAACATTACCAGGCCAACCATAGTCTTTAAATTTATCTTGGACCATGGCATTTAATCTCAATCCTTGCTTTCCATATTTAGCCGCAAATTTATTTAAATAAAAATCAGCCAATAACAACACATCATCATCGCGTTCTCGCAATGGAGGTACTTCCACATGGATTGTATTAATTCTGTACAACAAATCTTCACGAAATATGCCATCTTTTACCATTTGTTCCAAATTGCAATTGGTAGCACAAACTAAGCGAATATCAACTGAGATTGGTTTATTAGATCCTACACGTACAATTATTCTATTTTGAATGGCCGATAATAATTTAGCCTGTGTTTGTAGCGATAGATTTCCTATCTCATCTAAAAATAATGTTCCACCATTTGCAGCTTCAAATTTACCTATCCTATCCTCTTTAGCATCAGTAAATGACCCCTTGGCATGCCCAAATAATTCACTTTCAAATAAAGTTTCAGATATTGACCCCATGTCTACATTAATAAAAACTTCATTTTTTCGAGGCGACATTCGGTGTAATTCTCTAGCTATTAACTCTTTTCCTGTACCGTTCTCACCAGTTATCAATACATTAATATCTGTTGTAGCTACTTTTCGAGTAAGATTTAAGACAGACGTAAGGGCCTTTGAATTACCAATAATATAATTTTTATCTTGATTGATAAGTTGTTTTAAATTGCTCTCTTTTTCTTTTAATTGATGGACTTCTTTTTGCGATTTACGTAATAGAAAAGCCGATTTTACAGTGGCTAATAATTTATCATTATTCCATGGTTTTAACACAAAATCAGCCGCACCTTCTTTCAAAGCTTTTACGGCTAAATCTATCGCTCCATAGGCTGTCATCATAATTACTGAAACCGCAGGTGATTTCTTTTTAATTTCTTTTAGCCAGTACAAACCTTCATTACCAGAATTAATACCGGCAGAAAAATTCATATCTAATAAAACAATATCAAAGTCCGTCAGATTCTTAAGCGATGAAATCTGATTCGGGTTTGAAAGTATTTCAATACTTTTATATTCAAATTGCAACAATATTTCTAAAGCACTTAGCACGCTTTTATTATCATCTATTATTAAAATTTTTCCATCAGTCATCTTTACTAGTTTAATATTTTTTAAATGTACAAACAAAGATTTAAGTTTTTAAATAAGTGTAAAAATATTTTACACTTATTGTCAAAATATTTTACAAATAAAATATAGTATAAATCACAAAAAATCATAACAAACTGATTTACATACAAATAAAAACATGGCACAACATTAGTATACCTTTTGGCATAACATAAATAAAAATAGTTTTCTAAACTTGAATATTAATTAAACATGACCCTTAAAAATCATATATTTTTTTTACTTTTCGTTTTAATAGCCAACACTATTAGTGCACAAAAAACTTGGACATTAGATGAATGCGTAGCCTATGCCGTTGAGCACAACTTAGCATTGAATAATATTAAATACAACAGTGATTCTAACAAAGAAACTTATAAGCAGTCTATTCGTAATTTACTACCTAATTTAATTGGGTCATCAGATTACAACATACGTTATGGACGCTCGGTTAATGGTTTTACCAATGACATTATTAATACCGACTTTTTCTCTAATAATTATTCTTTAAGCTCTTCCGTAGATATATTTCAAGGGTTTCAAAAACTAAATTCCATAAAAGCTTCTAAATTTCTCTACAAGGCTGCAAAGGAAGATGTATTACAAGAAAAATATTTATTGGCTTTTAGGGTAATGTCTGCCTTTTATGACATTCGCTTTTATGAAGGATTATTACTTATTTCTGAAGATCAGGTAAAAGTCTCTGAAACCAATTACAATTTAGTAAAGCGTAAGGTAGAATTAGGTTTAAAGGCTGGAGCTGATTTATACGAAGCAGAATCTGTATTATTAACAGATCAATTGGCGGCAACACAAAGTAAAAATAGTTTAGAGACTGCCCAATTAAAACTGATTCAAGAAATGAATTTAGAAGGTCAAACATCTATCACTATCAATACAGCATTGGACGAAATAACAGCAACAGAAAGCAATTCTCCAGTTACAGACTTAGATACTATTTATAACACAGCAACTAGTTTTATTCCTTTCATTAAGGCTGAAAAATTAAGAACAGAGGCTGCTAAAAAAGAAGTTGCTATTGCACGAGGTAACTTATACCCTTCCATATCTTTATTTGCAGGATATGGAACCGGCTATTACGAAACTAATGTTGATGATACCGACCATATTATTCCATTCAATACCCAATTTAAAGATAATGCTTCGAGGTATGTTGGGATCTCTGTAACTGTTCCTATTTTTAACCGTTGGTCTGGTCGTTCAAATATAAAACAACAAAAAATTGAACTTCAACGTGCCCATAATAATTTAGATATACAAAAACAAGAATTGTATAAACTGATTCAACAACTAGTACAAGATCAAAAATCATTTACTGTAGAGTCTGAGCAAAGTACTAAAAAAATGAAAGCCCAAGAGTTGACATTTGCCATTGCACAAAAGAAATATGAAAAGGGAATGATAAATGCCATAGAATTGTATCAAGCAAAAAACTTATATACGACTTCTCAAAATGAAAATTTACAAGTAAAATTACAATTGAAAGTCACTGAAAAAACGCTTGATTTCTATAAAGGATTACCAGTATTTGATAGTATTGATAAAAATTAAAAAAGTTAGGAGTTCATAATTAAAAAAGGCATGAGGTACGAAGAAAAAAAGTTTGAAGACTTAAGTAAAAAAAATAACGAGTAACGATTGATGATTAACGATTTTTGAATTAAAAAATATAATTGTGAACGATTGGACCTTAAGATGTCCACGTATTGAAATAAAGATTAAAGCCAAAAGAAACAAGACTAAAAATTAGAGAAATAACGATTAAACAATAATAATGGATATAAAACTTGAAAAGAAAAAAGGATTAAGACCAAAGCATTACGGATATATCGCTTTAGGATTACTCATAGCATTTGCAGCATGGAAACTGATTTTTAGTAGCTCAATGTCTACTTTTAGAACAGAGAAAGATAAATTATCTATTGCGGAAGTTATGCAAGGTAAATTTGACGACTATATTACTATTAATGGTACGGTAGCTCCAATTTCTACGATTTATATGGATGCTTATGAAGGTGGCCGTGTGAGTGAAAAATTGATTGAAGAAGGTACCATGGTTAAAAAAGGAGACATTATTCTGAAGCTAGAAAACATGAACTTATATGAGCAAATTTTAGCAAGTGAAAGTAATATGGCTTTAAAGGAAAATAATTTACGATCTACAAAATTGGAATTTGATTCACGTCAAGTAAGTGGTAAAAAATCGTTAGCTACAACAGATTATGACCTCACCAAAACAAAACGAAATTTTGAACAAAACGAAGCCTTGTACAAAGATGAACTAATATCAAAAGAAGAGTATTTACAAACTAAAGAGAACTATGAACTTGCGATAAAACAACAAAAAATTGTAAAACTACAAACGGAGCAAGATGATAAAATGCGGATCACTTCATTATCTGGTTTGGATACCGATTTAAAACGTATGCGTAAAACCTTATCTATGGTATATGAACGTCTAGATCATTTGAATGTTCGTGCTCCTGCTGATGGACAACTCGGATTTTTAGATGCTGAAATTGGACAAAGTATTGGACAAGGAGAACGTATTGGACAAATAAATGTATTGACTGATTTTAAAATTGAAGCTACTATTGACGAACACTATATTGATCGTGTTAAACGTGACTTATCAGCTAGTTTAGAACGAAATGGCAAAGAATTCCCATTACGTCTTAGAAAAGTATATCCTGAAGTTAGAAATGGAAAATTTAAGGTAGATCTTGTATTTACCAAAGAGAAACCAGAAACGATACGTGCAGGTCAAACTTATAATATCAAATTACAATTAGGAGCCTCAAGTGACGCAATGCTCTTACCAAAAGGCAGCTTTTTTCAAAGCACAGGTGGGCAATGGATCTTTGTTGTAAATGAGAATAACGAAGCCATTAAACGTACCATTCGCATAGGAAAACAGAACTCAAAATATTACGAAGTGTTAGAAGGATTAGAACCTGGTGAAAAAGTAATCACTTCTAATTATGATAGTTTTGGAGAAGCAGAGCGAATTGTTCTTAAATAGAATAGAAAATAGAGAATAGAGAATAGAGAATAGAGAAATAAAATATATAAAATGATAAAAATCCAAAATTTAAAAAAGAGTTTCAGAACCGAAGAAGTTGAAACATTAGCATTAAATGATGTCAATTTGAACGTAGCTTCTGGAGAATTTGTGGCCATTATGGGACCATCTGGTTGTGGTAAATCTACCTTATTAAACATCATTGGTATGCTCGACAACCCTACAGAAGGTAGCTATCAATTCGGCGACCATGAAGTTGGAGGCTTAAAAGAGCGTCAAAGAACTGAATTACGTAAAGGTAATTTAGGATTCGTTTTTCAAAGTTTCAACCTAATTGATGAACTTACGGTTTATGAAAATGTAGAGTTGCCTTTAATTTATTTAAAAATGAATAAAAGTGAACGCAAGCAAAAAGTAATGGCTGTGCTAGAACGCATGAAAATTGCTCATCGTGAAAAGCATTTCCCTCAACAATTGTCGGGTGGACAGCAACAACGTGTGGCCATTTCAAGAGCCGTAGTTACCAACCCTAAATTGATTCTTGCCGATGAACCTACAGGTAATTTAGATTCTAAAAACGGGATTGAAGTAATGAATTTACTAACGGAATTAAACCAAGAAGGAACTACAATTGTAATGGTAACTCACTCTGACAGAGATTCTCATTATGCACACCGAATTGTAAATCTTTTTGACGGTCAAATTGTAACAGAAAGTCAGAATAGAGCTATGGAAGCAAGAGTGTAAAGATTTCTAATAAATTTTAAACAATTTCATCAATACAAAAATGAACAATCATGTATAAAAATTATCTAAAAATAGCTTGGCGAAATTTAAAGAAACAACCT
The nucleotide sequence above comes from Aureibaculum algae. Encoded proteins:
- a CDS encoding TolC family protein, with protein sequence MTLKNHIFFLLFVLIANTISAQKTWTLDECVAYAVEHNLALNNIKYNSDSNKETYKQSIRNLLPNLIGSSDYNIRYGRSVNGFTNDIINTDFFSNNYSLSSSVDIFQGFQKLNSIKASKFLYKAAKEDVLQEKYLLAFRVMSAFYDIRFYEGLLLISEDQVKVSETNYNLVKRKVELGLKAGADLYEAESVLLTDQLAATQSKNSLETAQLKLIQEMNLEGQTSITINTALDEITATESNSPVTDLDTIYNTATSFIPFIKAEKLRTEAAKKEVAIARGNLYPSISLFAGYGTGYYETNVDDTDHIIPFNTQFKDNASRYVGISVTVPIFNRWSGRSNIKQQKIELQRAHNNLDIQKQELYKLIQQLVQDQKSFTVESEQSTKKMKAQELTFAIAQKKYEKGMINAIELYQAKNLYTTSQNENLQVKLQLKVTEKTLDFYKGLPVFDSIDKN
- a CDS encoding sensor histidine kinase → MASRNFYIHIILRVTFITLTALGLAFLFTKGFYVVCFFMLGFLYFQAWQLVYYINNINRKLAYFFDAIKNEDFTLHFPEKDLIESFQSLNQSLNRVNALIQDVHLKKQEQEQYYQEILKHSNIGILTFNEKGHIIFSNPTVEKLLNYKPLNHIKQLAQVDKGLYALFEDLKPFDQKLYQLTNEREKTQLAIKSTSININKQELLLVVIQDINKELDEKETDSWVKLIRVLTHEIMNTITPITSISESILRYFKKDDEMVNADTFEVKHIENTIKGLEVIKEQGNDLMSFVQSYRTLLSVPEPDKEIVEAKKLLSKVLVLMQQDGVNNKVEIKLDITPENLELFVDSKQITQVMINLAKNALQSLKNKENGIIKMSAGINNANKKYITVTDNGSGIAPELIEEIFVPFFTTKNSGTGIGLSLSKQIMQLHGGSLMVHSVPDKNTTFVLTF
- a CDS encoding sigma-54-dependent transcriptional regulator encodes the protein MTDGKILIIDDNKSVLSALEILLQFEYKSIEILSNPNQISSLKNLTDFDIVLLDMNFSAGINSGNEGLYWLKEIKKKSPAVSVIMMTAYGAIDLAVKALKEGAADFVLKPWNNDKLLATVKSAFLLRKSQKEVHQLKEKESNLKQLINQDKNYIIGNSKALTSVLNLTRKVATTDINVLITGENGTGKELIARELHRMSPRKNEVFINVDMGSISETLFESELFGHAKGSFTDAKEDRIGKFEAANGGTLFLDEIGNLSLQTQAKLLSAIQNRIIVRVGSNKPISVDIRLVCATNCNLEQMVKDGIFREDLLYRINTIHVEVPPLRERDDDVLLLADFYLNKFAAKYGKQGLRLNAMVQDKFKDYGWPGNVRELRHAMERAVILCDGNVLKPTDFSWSNKTLPSNETTTATLEEMEKVMITNALNKHDGNYSAAANQLGVSRQTLYNKIKKMDN
- a CDS encoding 3-oxoacyl-ACP synthase; protein product: MDNLSKLAFLGAEYVLNATKIDADDNVAIVLTNRASSLDTDRKHQGSIQDKESYYPSPAVFVYTLPNITIGEISIKHQLKSENAFFIFDAFNADFLHAYASSLLEKEKAESVLCGWVDYDGEAYDCFMYMISKKGQRKHTTNELKNLYKNKD
- a CDS encoding phosphopantetheine-binding protein, with the protein product MEGLKLELKEKIIEQLNLEDVSIEEIGDDDPLFGDGLGLDSIDALELIVMLDKDYGIKLTDPKEGKKIFESVAIMATYITANRTK
- a CDS encoding beta-ketoacyl-[acyl-carrier-protein] synthase family protein yields the protein MSQTYLSYNNIISSLGFTTAQNIENISLGNSGIEKIDDKKVLQTPFYSSLIKRDQLDAAFQKLGSSSDFTRLEKMMFLSLNDVLEQSNLEITAKTGLIISTTKGNVDVLDSHSKFPKERAYLAELGKQIQQFFGFKNEAIVVSNACVSGILAVSVAKRMIASDVYDNVLIASGDIVSEFILSGFQSFQAISDAPCRPFSKNRTGINIGEAAASVLVTSKKENLSPDAVEILGDGSCNDANHISGPSRTGEGLYRSIQSALKEAMIETSTIDYISAHGTATNYNDEMEAIAINRMELSDVPVNSLKGYYGHTLGASGLLEAIVGMQSVFNNTLYASYGFDELGVSQSINVIKENTKKPLQTFLKTASGFGGCNTAVIFKKVH
- a CDS encoding efflux RND transporter periplasmic adaptor subunit encodes the protein MDIKLEKKKGLRPKHYGYIALGLLIAFAAWKLIFSSSMSTFRTEKDKLSIAEVMQGKFDDYITINGTVAPISTIYMDAYEGGRVSEKLIEEGTMVKKGDIILKLENMNLYEQILASESNMALKENNLRSTKLEFDSRQVSGKKSLATTDYDLTKTKRNFEQNEALYKDELISKEEYLQTKENYELAIKQQKIVKLQTEQDDKMRITSLSGLDTDLKRMRKTLSMVYERLDHLNVRAPADGQLGFLDAEIGQSIGQGERIGQINVLTDFKIEATIDEHYIDRVKRDLSASLERNGKEFPLRLRKVYPEVRNGKFKVDLVFTKEKPETIRAGQTYNIKLQLGASSDAMLLPKGSFFQSTGGQWIFVVNENNEAIKRTIRIGKQNSKYYEVLEGLEPGEKVITSNYDSFGEAERIVLK
- a CDS encoding ABC transporter ATP-binding protein gives rise to the protein MIKIQNLKKSFRTEEVETLALNDVNLNVASGEFVAIMGPSGCGKSTLLNIIGMLDNPTEGSYQFGDHEVGGLKERQRTELRKGNLGFVFQSFNLIDELTVYENVELPLIYLKMNKSERKQKVMAVLERMKIAHREKHFPQQLSGGQQQRVAISRAVVTNPKLILADEPTGNLDSKNGIEVMNLLTELNQEGTTIVMVTHSDRDSHYAHRIVNLFDGQIVTESQNRAMEARV